The Brassica oleracea var. oleracea cultivar TO1000 chromosome C7, BOL, whole genome shotgun sequence sequence AATCGCATCATTCACCTCTTCGATCTCTTTCAACTTCTCCTCCAACATTCTCTCCCCTTCCACTCTGCTCGCGTTGATCTCTTCCAGCTGCGCAGCAACCGTTTTCGCTTTGTACTGTACCATTCTCTCCGACTCTTCATGCCTCCCTCTCAACTCCTCGTACTCTTTCAGCGATATCCTAATCTTCTTGTCAGGCTCACCATGCGTCAAGCTCTCCTTCTTATCGGTAAGCACTCTCATGTCTTCCACAGCTCTCTTCTCAGCCGTTTTGGCTTTCTTCACGGCTTTTCCAACTATCTCCAGCTGTTTCACTGCTTCACCCATCGACATATGCGTGGCTGCTGCTTCTCTCCTGAGTTCGTCGACGAGCATCCTCATCTCTTCAGCTTGTTGTCTTGTTTCCTCTGCTTCACGCATTATTACTTCGACCTTACGGCTCGCTTCAACCCATTCTCCTTCCTCGACTTCTCGTCTCTCCTTTTCGTTTTCCTTCAGGTCTCTGTTCTCTCTCTGCACTCCGTCCAGCTCCACCGTCAGCGACCCCACCAAGCTTTTGTATGATCTCTCTTCATCGCAAATCTCTTGCATCTCGCTCTTGGCCTCGTTGAGTTCACGAGCGAGTTTGATCTCCTCCTGTAAACGCTCGTTCCCCGCGGATATCTCCGCTAGCTCATCTATCTCTTTCCTCAGTTCAGGGTCGCAATCTCGCCTCAGATCCTCCAGCCTCTGCTCAGCCTCTCGCTTCCTTGCCGCGTAAGTTTCCCTCGCAGCCATTCTCTCCTCGTTTATCTTTACCTCTTCCTCCTTTTTCTTATCAGCATCGGTGTTCAGTCTCAGAACAGTGTCCCGCATCTCGGCTATCTCCTCCGTCATGTCTTTGATCTTTCGGGAGTTAACCACTGATGAACACTCTGCTTCCTCTGCTTTTTGAAGCTCAGCTAACCTCTCTTCCACGGAAATGCTGAATTCTTGTTTGATTTCCTTTAGCTCCCGCTTCGCCATGAACAGCTCTGCGGTGGATAAGATGTAATCCTCTCTTACGCTCTCTGTTTCTTGGTTTTCGGATTGGAGCTGCTCTAACCGTTGAGTCATTGTGTGTTTGGTCATGATGGCGGATTTTCTGGATTGTTTGGTGGCTTCTAGTTTAGCCCTCAAATCAGATGCCTTCCTCTGAGCAGAGTCGAGGTCGGAGAGTGCTTTTGCTTTCGCTTTGACAGAGGTATCAAGACATAGCTGGACTCTCTCCATTTCTTGTTCTGCTAATAGAAGCTGCGTCTCCTTTTCGGCCGACACATCCGGTGCATCCTTCAAAGAAAGAAAGAAACAAAAGCTATTTCAGAACAATGCAGAATGAAAATGAGAGAAGGGTGAATGATAGGGTACCTGAGAGGATGAGGTGGAGGAGGAGAGACGCTGTTGTTGTTGTTGTTGCTGCTGCTTTGGGAAGCTAACTTGACGGAATAAACTAACGGCGTCTCTAACGGATTGGAAGGGAGCACGTGTGTCAATCTCTCCCACCTCACTGCTCCGAGGAAGAGTCTCCGGAGGCATCACCGGAGCATCAGCTCTCATCTTCGCCATTGATCCTCCCTCAAACACAAAGTGTTTGTCTTTGTTTTACTTTTACCGTGATGGAACAGAAAGAGAGAGAGATTGATGTTGATCCTCAGGATGTTTCTTCTTCCAAACAATGAACCAAAGGGTCGCCATGTTTTGCGCTTATGTCCTTTTGTCCCTCTTAAGGCCTTCCTTCTCCTTTTCCTTTATCCATCATTCTATTTTTAGACATCAAAATCTTTGAATCCTAAAATAAGAAACCTTAAAGTATGTAGCATGTACTCTTAAAATAGAAAGAAAATCATTTTCTTAACATTGATATAACATAAATAATAATATTAATATAGTCATTTTCTTAACTTGCTGCAATCATCCTATTGCTTAGTAGAAAACATGCAAAGTAGGCAGTAACAACATATCTAAACAAAGTCGATAAGATTAAAAGAAAGTTATGTGTGCCTGCCTGCGCCTTTTGATGTTATCTTCTGTGAATGACTCCTATCTGCTCTGCTATATATGATCCAAAGAACTCAAATCATCAAGGTCTGTTATCGCCAGAAGGTACTGAGTCAGCATTAGATCACTGACCATTTACGAGCAACTAATATCTTTCAAGCGTCATTCGTACTGATTATTAAAATCACGACTCTTTTAAGACAAAGAACAGACCTTGTACTGATCAATTCTTCTCCTCAGCTTCTGCTTGTTAAGCTCTTTGTCTTTAACATCAACCCATTTCGTCCTTACCAAGCTCAAAGTCATCAACAATGTCCTGAGATGTCGCTTGATCTACTATTATATCATCTTCCGTTGTACTGAATTAAAATAAAAATCCAAAACTTTCAATTCATTTCATTCTCGGGATCTGAGAGAGCAACAGCGAGTCATCGGAGAGCTTGTTTCCGACTTTGGGATAAAGAAGCTTCTGGCGCTTGGGCAAGACGATGAGGCCATGATCTACGGAAACTCGAGAGACACTTTCGGATCCGACAATGTGAGGCCCAAACACCAAAACGTGGGCTATTTTGATCAATATCTAAACATTGGAACTTAATTGTAAGAAACTAATTTATTTGGTGGCGAAATTATAAATTAGAGAAAAGCTGTTGCCGTTTTGACCAAAATGATCGTACGTTCCTTCTACAGATTGTGTGTATGGTGGGGCAGATGCCAAGGAAGTAGGAAGACATTCAACAGAAGTAGCAGGCTAGCAGCCATAAATGGTGTTTGTATGTGGGTCAACTAAACCCCTTCCTTACGTGGATAATATTTTATTAACAAGTGTTTTCTTTTCTGAAGACTTTTTTTTGGAATCTATATAATCTTGTTTTTTGGTTAAAATGTTAAATTGATTTTCATTTTTATATAAAAATTTGTTGAACTTGTTTTCATAAATGCTGCAAATGCAATTAAAACTTTGAACTATATTCAATCATCTTCTTTCTGAGTTTTAAGATTATATATTATCATAAACACATCATTCAGATAAACTTTTTTGTATTTTTCATTCGACAACCAACTCACACAAAAACACATCCCAAAAAGGAGAAAAAGAAATGATATGATAATGTGTTTGTTCAAATGCTACAAATGTCTAGAAGAAAAGAAAAACAGTTGGGGCAGGCTTGAATATTTGTGAATTCTGACCCATCCCTCCAAATTTAGGTTAGACTTTGAAACAATAATATTAGGAAAGATAAAAGACATTACAAATTTATTAATGTTTAACCAAACACTTATCAAATTTGTTAATTAATAAAAATATGCTATCAATTTCTTAATTTTAATGAAGAAGAAGAAGAAACAAATATCAATTTATTAACTAATTAGAAAATAAAACAAATATCAATTAATTAATTAATTAAAAGAAGATATAAAAACAATTATCAACTTATGAATTAATTAGAAGAAGAAGAAACAATTATTAGGTAAACAAGTAATTGCTTAGAATTGGCGTGTGTATTAATAAAGACATATATCATTATTTATTGTTATGGAGACAGGCAAATTGACCAAAGAATATAAAAGTCAAATGAAGGAAGAGGCTTTTTCCTTTTTATTTTATTTATAAGAAAAAGACATATGAAGGCCATCCTATCCTTTAATCTTACACAACCAATCCATCATCTATTGTGTATATATATATATATATATATATACAGACGCTTGCTTGTTCCATTTCATAGCCAATTGGTAGTTGTTTACATAATTATAGTATCAGAAAAATTGGAGATGAGGTTCTTGTTCCGTGCCTTGACTTTGGTCTTCATGGTGGCTTTGGGGGAAGCAGTTGGTGACAGAATGAGATGGACCAGAAAGGAGATGGTGGAGATAGCTGGCTACGGCGAACTCAAACTCTCCTCCGTCATCCTCACCGCCTCTCTTCTATCTTCCTCCTCCGATCCTATTTCTGGTACGTACTGAAAATGATCAATATTGAGTAAATAAGTTCATGTCCCTTATTGGAACTTCTCTAACACATAATCGTCGTCATGCAGGTGCTACCGTTGGCATCATGTGCCATACTGGACATAGAAGGAGATCCAAAGTGATCAAAGCTGTCACAAATGATTTTGGGCAATTCACCATCGATCTT is a genomic window containing:
- the LOC106303685 gene encoding putative WEB family protein At4g17210, with the protein product MAKMRADAPVMPPETLPRSSEVGEIDTRAPFQSVRDAVSLFRQVSFPKQQQQQQQQRLSSSTSSSQDAPDVSAEKETQLLLAEQEMERVQLCLDTSVKAKAKALSDLDSAQRKASDLRAKLEATKQSRKSAIMTKHTMTQRLEQLQSENQETESVREDYILSTAELFMAKRELKEIKQEFSISVEERLAELQKAEEAECSSVVNSRKIKDMTEEIAEMRDTVLRLNTDADKKKEEEVKINEERMAARETYAARKREAEQRLEDLRRDCDPELRKEIDELAEISAGNERLQEEIKLARELNEAKSEMQEICDEERSYKSLVGSLTVELDGVQRENRDLKENEKERREVEEGEWVEASRKVEVIMREAEETRQQAEEMRMLVDELRREAAATHMSMGEAVKQLEIVGKAVKKAKTAEKRAVEDMRVLTDKKESLTHGEPDKKIRISLKEYEELRGRHEESERMVQYKAKTVAAQLEEINASRVEGERMLEEKLKEIEEVNDAIDAALRNAEIAEEAHCIVDAELRKWKPQEL
- the LOC106303688 gene encoding uncharacterized protein LOC106303688; amino-acid sequence: MRFLFRALTLVFMVALGEAVGDRMRWTRKEMVEIAGYGELKLSSVILTASLLSSSSDPISGATVGIMCHTGHRRRSKVIKAVTNDFGQFTIDLPSDLHAIPDLDKACSIKPLSVPKPYRCSHKIHRGIKLVSSSNGLRFYTAGNITLH